TTAGATCCAAGAGTTAAATCAATGTACGAAGGTGTTAGAGatgtattatcaaaatatcgtAGTGGAAAATTACCTAAAGCATTCAAAATTGTTCCTAGTTTAAGAAATTgggaacaaatattatatattacggaCCCACCAAGATGGTCGGCTGCAGCAATGTATCAGGCTACTAGAATATTTGCCTCcaatcttaaagaaaaaatggcccaaagattttataatttaatactattaCCACGAATTAGAGATGATTTAgcagaatataaaagattaaattttcatttgtatcaAGCTTTACGAAAAGCATTATTTAAACCTGCTGGTTTTATGAAAGGAATTTTACTTCCACTTTTAGAATCTGGAACATGTACATTAAGAGAAGCTGTTATTATTGGATCTGTAATTGCTAAAAATTCAATACCAATTTTGCATTCTTCAGcagcaatattaaaaattgcagaaATGGACTATACTGGAGCTAATAGTATCTTTctcagaatatttttagataaaaaatatgctcTTCCATATAGAGTTATTGATGCAGtggtatttcattttcttaggtaaaaattaaattttaatcatacaattttaattattttatcatatttaatttaataatattcatttttagattTGAAAGAGATCCTAGAGAATTGCCAGTTTTATGGCATCAAGCATTATTAACTTTTGTACAACGTTATAAAAGTGATATTAGTTCAGAGCAAAAAGAGGCTTTGCtaagattattaagaaaacaatttcatcATACAATCACATCTGAAGTGAGAAGAGAACTACAACATGCAAAATGCAGAGATTTAGAAATGACAGAACCTAAACTAGAACCTATGATTCATtagatattgattaaattttttatctaaaatttttcataaaaatatatatcttttttaatacatattttaactttttttttatataacaaagttgattatcaatatattatc
This DNA window, taken from Apis cerana isolate GH-2021 linkage group LG5, AcerK_1.0, whole genome shotgun sequence, encodes the following:
- the LOC108003287 gene encoding bystin, whose protein sequence is MGKAKKIKVSKSEIKQPKISLGDQIEEEKNIKSKKRQKIKIRNEDDDKFVDPVLTKRILSQARQQQMEIEEENGIGQTSKSIKKPIIKLNNSTEFSDIEEQSSEDEQDITQYYENIEINEEDERAIQMFMSKDPTPMKTLADIILEKLTEKKTEIETQFSDVGSLQMQDLDPRVKSMYEGVRDVLSKYRSGKLPKAFKIVPSLRNWEQILYITDPPRWSAAAMYQATRIFASNLKEKMAQRFYNLILLPRIRDDLAEYKRLNFHLYQALRKALFKPAGFMKGILLPLLESGTCTLREAVIIGSVIAKNSIPILHSSAAILKIAEMDYTGANSIFLRIFLDKKYALPYRVIDAVVFHFLRFERDPRELPVLWHQALLTFVQRYKSDISSEQKEALLRLLRKQFHHTITSEVRRELQHAKCRDLEMTEPKLEPMIH